GAAGTGTCACCTATGTCCTGAGACTAATCTGTTACCTATGTCCTGAACCCGTACCAAGGGCGCAGAGAGCATGGTGCATAGAGTAAGGGCCCCAACCTCACCCTCATCCTTTCCTCTTCATGCCCTTCGGGTTCGAATATTTCATGGATGGGGAAACATCATGGCTCCCACCGGCAGCCTCATCCGGTTTTAAACCCGGAAATTTCTCTGTGTCCTCTCCTTCCTCTGTGGCCTGTGGTTAATTCCCCTCCCCTCTACAGTACCTACCAGGAAAGACTATCGCCACGGCCCCCAAGAAGGTCCGTGGATTTTACAGGTATGGCAAAAATTTCCCATGAAGAACCTGAATTTCATGAAGATGGGAACGATTAACCACATAGAGGATTTTCAGGGGCTGAAGACGGGCTGAGGTTGCTGCTGGGTCGGAAGCGGGAATCATTCCCATCCATGTAATTCCAGTTCCCTAATCTTTGTAATCTGTGGACTCCCAGATGGGGCTACTGAATACTGATTTCTGTATTCTGAATTCCTCCCCCAATCAGAGTTAATCAGAGAAATCAGGTGCAAATTCTCCCGCTCCCGCATCTGTGAAACCTGCCTGCCGGCAGGCAGGTCCGTGGACTCACGGGGAGGGGATACCGGGCCTCAGAAACGAAACACGGGCCCGAAAAGAAACGACTGGTCGGTCGTGGTGGAATGTTCCATATAATCGTACCGTACCATAAGGCCCCAATGCCGGGTCAAACCGACGACGAGGCGGGCTCGAAATGTTTGAAAATTATCTTCCATCTCCTGGCTGTCCTGATAGTAGTACTTGACTGCGACCGTCAACATCCGCCAGTGCCAGGCCAAAGAAAGGCCGTAAAGAAACGAGTCGTTGTCCCGGTTCCCGTACCCGGTACGTACCCGCTCCCAGGCGTAGCCGATGTAGGGATTGACGAATAGGTTCAACCGGGACAGCCGGAAAACGGGCCCGAGCTTGACCAAGGGGACATGAACGTCGATCCGAATCCGCTCGGAGTCGATGTCGTGGTACAGATACCCTACCCCAGCATTCCAGGTCAGGGGGGCTTCAAGATCTCCGTAACAGTTGGCGAAGAGGAAGTTCCCGATCACCTCGGCGCCGTTGACGTCGGTATAGAAAAGAAAATCATTCACTATCAGGTGCGGGCTGACCATGAGGAAAAAAAGACCGTATTCGGGAGCGGTTTCGGAGCTGCTGGCGGTCCGGCCGCCGGGCAGCTCCGTTTTCAGGGTATCCCGGTTCCACCCGAAGACCGGACTCACCAGGAACATGGTCGATTCCCTGATCGCTTGCCGGTCGTCGCCAGCGGCGGAGGCAACCGGAAAGGATACGATCAGCAACAGCAACGGCGGTAAACCCGGCCAAATCTTCATCGCCAGTTTATTCCTGGAAGCATCCTGGTCCTGTCCGGCTCCGCGGACGCATGTGGGGGGCCGACGAGAATCGACGCCGGGCGCTACTCCGGCGAGCGACAACCCGGACTCCGCTTCCGCCCGACGGCGGCATCTGTTTCCATGATCGATCGAGCCGCAACACGGCAACAACAGAAAATCCCGATCGGTAATAACGATATCGGCAAGTTCGGGTCTCTGAAAGGCTTTTAAGTTCACGACGGAGTCCGGAGCAACTATACTGAACGCAAGACGCAGGCCGCGCCGATACTTAACTTCGGGCACTGGAGGAGACCGCCATGAAAACAAAGACTGGTGTTGGAACGTTCTTTTTAACGGTCATGGTCGTATTCCAGCTCTCCCCGGGCCTGAGCCGAAGCGAAATCATCACGGCCACTTCAGGAGGGGTTCCCGACGCCGGAGCGCCCGGAGAGGGCGAGCGCTGCGCAGAATGCCTGACGGTACCCCTGCTCGTCAGCCCCTCCGACGGGGAAACCATCGACAACCTGATCCCGCTCTTGACCTGGAACTGCCAAAGCGACCCCAACGCTACCGGCTCCAGGCTGCAGGTCGCCACCGACTACGAATTCGTTCACGTCATCTTCAGCTCGTCTTTGCCGACCCATACCGGAATTGCTCAATCCCGCTACAGTTACAACCTGACGCCGGCCACCACCTACTACTGGCATACATGTCTGCGCTGCGGGACCGAGTACGGCCCCTATTCGGAAACCTGGTCGTTCACCGCGGGTCAGGGAGGGACGATCCTTTCCGCCCCCCAGACCATCTCTCCCCTCGACGGGAGCACCGTCTGCCTCTCGGACGGGAAAATCACCGTCAGCTGGGCCGCGGTCAGCGACGCCATCGAATACGAGCTGGTCCAAAGCCGGGCCGGCAGCCAGAACTCCTACATCTACAAAACCTCGGCAACCGCCCGCGAACTTACTTCCCTGGAGGTGGACCGGACCCATACCTGGAGGGTCTGCGCCCGCAACGATTACGCTTTCGGCGACTTCTCCCCTACCGCCGTTTTCCGGCATAACCTCACCATCGCCGGCGGCGATTACGACGGCGACGGCTCGGCCGATGTCGCCGTCTTCCGCGACGGCCAGGGGTTGTGGGCGGTGCGGGGCCTGACCCGGATCTATTTCGGCGGCGACGGCGATCTCCCCGTCCCCGGGGATTACGACGGCGACGGGACCACCGAG
The window above is part of the bacterium genome. Proteins encoded here:
- a CDS encoding VCBS repeat-containing protein, which gives rise to MKTKTGVGTFFLTVMVVFQLSPGLSRSEIITATSGGVPDAGAPGEGERCAECLTVPLLVSPSDGETIDNLIPLLTWNCQSDPNATGSRLQVATDYEFVHVIFSSSLPTHTGIAQSRYSYNLTPATTYYWHTCLRCGTEYGPYSETWSFTAGQGGTILSAPQTISPLDGSTVCLSDGKITVSWAAVSDAIEYELVQSRAGSQNSYIYKTSATARELTSLEVDRTHTWRVCARNDYAFGDFSPTAVFRHNLTIAGGDYDGDGSADVAVFRDGQGLWAVRGLTRIYFGGDGDLPVPGDYDGDGTTEAGVWRYGDGLWIVRDVTRVYHGLAADLPVPGDYDGDGSCDVAVFRPAEGLWAVRGITQTHFGVEGDSPLPADFNGDGTSEIAVFRSGNGLWAWRGVTRLYFGITGDWPLGAELGPDPNDEPVVFRGSLGVWTTASGSRWYFGKDGDTPVPASYLGAEDTCAVFRPTAGLWALRGATRYWFGVSGDLPVTR